A region of Ornithodoros turicata isolate Travis chromosome 5, ASM3712646v1, whole genome shotgun sequence DNA encodes the following proteins:
- the LOC135394739 gene encoding leukocyte elastase inhibitor-like has translation MGTKVDLVQPLLHFAIDVYKQVQRSDTFFSPFSIAAALSMTLPGTRGNTAKEIATALHIREDIHEAFSQLQKSLQDCACELNIANRIYSDRRLNPLHAFCALLEEYYSTTIGTVDFGEDDARQKINAWVEQVTNDKIKDVLAPGTVDPSTMLVIVNAVYFKGAWEKMFPPYQTKTMDFYETSSTTKKVRTMFQKGNFRMGYNEELKVTTLELPYRGDMASMIILLPDEIEGLKFAQGRLTVENLASALHDMRMERDVELFLPKFKIEQTMGLKKVLMDLGVKDMFSDSADLTGITERNEVMFSDVVHKAYIDVNEKGTEAAAATAVTGLGCCSRLQDLKPKVFKVDHPFMFFILVRDVVLFFGSLTHPVYR, from the coding sequence ATGGGCACGAAGGTAGACCTCGTCCAGCCACTGCTGCATTTCGCCATCGACGTCTACAAACAAGTGCAGAGATCCGACACTTTCTTTTCGCCCTTCAGTATCGCAGCTGCACTGTCCATGACCCTACCGGGAACACGAGGCAACACAGCCAAGGAGATCGCCACTGCTCTGCACATAAGAGAAGACATTCACGAGGCTTTCTCACAACTTCAGAAATCCTTGCAGGATTGTGCGTGCGAACTTAACATCGCCAACCGCATCTACAGTGATCGAAGGTTGAACCCGTTGCATGCATTTTGCGCTTTGTTGGAGGAATATTACTCTACTACTATAGGAACTGTGGACTTTGGTGAGGACGACGCACGTCAGAAGATCAATGCTTGGGTCGAACAGGTCACTAACGATAAGATCAAAGACGTCTTGGCACCAGGCACTGTGGATCCCTCTACCATGCTTGTCATAGTGAACGCCGTGTACTTTAAAGGTGCCTGGGAGAAGATGTTCCCACCATATCAGACCAAAACGATGGATTTTTACGAAACGTCTTCCACTACAAAGAAGGTACGCACGATGTTCCAGAAGGGAAACTTTAGGATGGGATATAACGAGGAACTGAAGGTGACCACTTTAGAACTACCTTACAGAGGGGACATGGCTTCTATGATCATTCTGCTGCCGGATGAGATCGAGGGCTTGAAATTCGCCCAAGGCCGTCTGACAGTCGAAAATCTGGCGTCCGCGTTACACGATATGAGAATGGAACGAGACGTGGAATTGTTTTTGCCCAAATTTAAAATAGAGCAGACAATGGGGCTGAAGAAGGTACTCATGGATTTGGGTGTCAAAGACATGTTCAGCGATTCGGCAGATCTCACGGGGATTACTGAGCGGAACGAAGTAATGTTCTCTGATGTCGTGCACAAGGCGTACATTGATGTCAACGAAAAAGGCACTGAGGCGGCTGCGGCAACAGCTGTTACGGGGTTGGGTTGCTGCTCGAGACTTCAGGATCTTAAACCGAAAGTTTTTAAAGTGGACCATCCTTTTATGTTTTTCATTCTGGTTCGAGATGTGGTCCTCTTCTTTGGTTCCTTGACCCACCCGGTATATAGATGA